The genome window AAGAGCCGTCGGCAATGACCTCGCCCTTTACAACTTCCTGTCCCTTTTTCACAATCGGCCTTTGATTCATGCAGGTACCTTGGTTGGAGCGAACAAACTTCTGCAAACGATGCGAAACCTTCTTGCCGCCGGCAGTCTTGACAATGATCTCCGTAGCGGAAACCTTATCAATCACGCCATCTTCCTTAGCCAGCACCACGATGCCGGAGTCAACTGCCGCTTTATGCTCAATTCCCGTACCGACGATCGGCGATTCGGTTGACAGCAGCGGAACTGCCTGCCGCTGCATGTTGGAACCCATCAGCGCCCGGTTGGCATCGTCATTTTCCAGGAACGGAATCATCGACGTCGCCACCGAAAAAACCTGCTTGGGCGAAACGTCCATCAAATCAACCTTGGTCGCATCCATTTCAATAATCTGCTCGGCGAACCGACCAGTTACATATTTATTAATAAACTCGCCCTTTTCCGTCAGCGGCTCGTTTGCCTGCGCAATCCGGTACTTATCTTCTTCATCGGCCGTAAAATATTCAACCTGCTCGGTAACAATCGGTTTCCCGCTGCTTTTGTCGATCAACCGATAGGGTGACTCAATAAAGCCGTATTCGTTAATCCGGGCATAAGTCGCAAGTGAGTTGATCAAACCGATGTTCGGACCTTCCGGCGTTTCAATCGGACACATTCTTCCATAGTGCGAATAGTGAACGTCCCGCACCTCAAAGCCGGCTCTGTCTCTGGATAAACCGCCGGGACCGAGTGCCGACAAACGTCTTTTATGGGTTAGCTCACCCAGAGGATTGGTTTGATCCATAAACTGCGACAGCTGCGAACTGCCGAAAAACTCTTTAATTGCCGCCGAAACCGGCCGAATGTTAATCAGTGACTGGGCGGAAACCGTTTCCGTATCCTGCACTGTCATTCGCTCCCGAATCACTCTTTCCATCCGGGAAAGACCAATCCGAAACTGATTCTGTAACAGCTCGCCCACCGCCCGAATCCGGCGGTTGCCCAGGTGATCGATATCATCTTTGGTGCCGATATGATATTCCAAATGCATATTATAGTTGATGGAAGCAAAAATATCTTCCTTGGTAATATGCTTGGGAATCAAATGGGCAACATTCTTTTTAATCTGGGTAATTAATTCTTCACCCGAATATTCTTCCATTAAATCCATTAAGGCCGGGTAATATACTCTTTCATAAATTCCGGCAGCTTTGGCATCAATATCAACATATTTATTGATATTGACAAACAAATTGCTTAACACCTTGACTTTGCGGTTTTCAACCGTTACATAAACTGCGTGAATCGCCAGATCCTGGAGTTCCTTAGCCAGCTCCGTCGTGATTTCAGTGCCCGCTTCAGCCACGATCTCGCCGGTTTGGGTATCAACCACATCCTCCGCCAGCACAGAACCGACAATCCGGTTCTCAAACGCCAATTTTTTGTTGAACTTATAACGTCCGACCCGCGCCAAATCATAGCGTCTGGCATCAAAAAAGACAGCATTAAGCAGGGATTCCGCGCTTTCTACCGTTGGCGGCTCTCCCGGCCGAATTCTTTTATAAACTTCAATCAACCCCTCTTCATACGAGCGGGAATTATCTTTTTCCAAACTTGCCAAAATTTTCGGCTCTTCACCGAACAAATCAATAATTTCCGAATCCTTGCCAATGCCCAGTGCCCGAATCAAAACGGTAATCGGCACTTTTCTGGTCCGGTCGACCCGCACATAAAAAACATCATTGGAATCGGTTTCATATTCCAGCCAAGCACCACGATTGGGAATAACCGTACAGGAGTAAAGTTCTTTTCCGATTTTATCATGTTTAATCGCATAATAAATACCGGGCGACCGCACCAACTGCGATACAACGACTCTTTCTGCGCCGTTGATCACAAAAGTACCGGTTTCCGTCATCAGCGGCAACTCACCCATGTAGATATCATGCTCGTTGATCTCATCCTTTTCCTTGTTGTATAATCTGGCCCTGACCTTTAACGGAGCGGCGTAGGTCGCGTCCCTTTCCTTACATTCCTCGACCGTATACTTGGGGTCATCGCTGAAGCTAAAATCCAAAAATTCTAATGATAAGCTGTTGGTATAGTCTTCAACCGGAGAAATGTCTTGAAACGCTTCTTTTAGTCCTTCATTCAAGAACCATTTGTAGGAATTTTTCTGCACTTCGATCAGATTGGGCATATCCAGGACTTCTTTCTGCCTTGAATATGTCATCCGCAATCCGTCGCCAATATGCATCGGCTTAATTCTTCTTTTTTCCATCTTGTCGCTTCACTCCTTGGCATTCTTTGGCTTATTAACATGATAAAGCGGAGCCTGCTCCAGCTTTCCGGCACAGGAACCAGTCCTTTCCCGATTGCCGCTGCTCTTTTTAGCCGCTCAAAAACCAAACAAGTCTTCCAGCAACACAAAAAAGAGCACAAAGCCCCACTGTCGTATTTTCCTATGTTATCACTTGTTTTTTTCTTTGTCAAGCAACTTTTTAAAATTTTAACACAATTCTTATATTTTTTATTATAGTTTTTTATTATAATTTTATATTTAATTCATATTATCCGTTCTTAGTATCTCATTAACTATTCCTTCTCCGACTTTATTGTTTCCTTCGATTATAAAAAACTCCGCCCCGCCAACTAAATCCGAATAATCCATATCCGCGTACAGCGGCTCTGCCCGGCACTCCAGCCAAGTAGTAAATTCCGGTTTTTCCTCTCCTGTCAAACGAATGCCTAAATATTGATCCTTTCCTTTGATCATAAAATGAGGACAATATTTTCCCGCGCCCAAATCCGGCGGTAATGTTCTTTTTTCCCTAAAAAATCTGACGGCACAGAGCAATATAAAGCTCAAACTACGATCCTGACTGATATTCACTTGTCCTCTCTTCCTTCTCTTCCCTAATCCAAATTCAAAAACTGTTTAACTCACCATTCCCCTGTGAACCGCTACGAATTTCTGCCACAAGTTCGAGCAGCGATTCCCGCCATGACGTAGTCTTTTTCGCGAGTAAAATTAGCAGAATGCCAAAGGCGTTCTGCTAACCGCCGGCAAAACAACCGTTTTAACAAACAGGGAAAAGCGGAGCTGTTTGCTCAATAATGCAATTCACCATTTTGGCGCACAAATCCGGGTCATAGCGCCGACCGGCCAGTGCCAGCATATCCGCTTTTATTTGGCTAAGGTCTTTGCCAAAACGCTGCGGATGCGTCTTGATATAATAAGCGTCAAATAAAATCCGAAAAGCCCGAACTGCCAGCGGAATCTCCTCTCCGCTGATGTCCAGTACCCCCTCCGAACCGTCCCAGGCTTCATTTACACCGGTCAGGTATTCAGCGATCACCAAAGTTTCAATTTCGCCGACATTGCGGAGCACGGCATAACTGCTCTCCACCAGTTTCTGCGGAAAACGCAGGCTTTGAAGATCATAACCCGACATTTCCCACTCGTCCCGATCCAAAATCAGTTTGCCGACATTTAAATAAGTACTGAGCTGCCCGATTTCTTTCCGGATCGACGGGTTCATCTCCGGCACCCCTTCCGTCTGAGTCAGGAGCATCTCCAACCCTTCCGTTTGGGTCTTGTCCTGCGGGCTGATCTGATACAATTTTTCCAAAACTCCCTGCAAGAAACGGCGGGCATTGGCCTGCCGGTTCATCTGTTTATCCTGATACATACTTTCATCGGCCGCCGCCATGACTTCGTCCGCAGTTACGCCCTCCACGTCCGCTTTGACAGCATAGCCTATCGCCACCGACAGCGGCAGCGTTTCTATTTTTTCCCGCTCCAGCTTTTGACGGATTCTTTCCGTCACCCTTTTCAGCACCGCCTCATCGGCCTTGGGAAAAAGAATGACAAACTCATCACCGCCGACGCGCGCTACTAAATCCCGGCTGCGGCAGCTGCCGCTCAATATCCCGGCCACTTTGACAATCAGCTCATCGCCCCGGAAATGTCCAAAAATATCATTGGTCAGCTTCAAACCGTTGATATCAACCATCATAAAAGCAAGCGGATAATTGCCTTCGTTCATCTCGATTTTCTTCAGCATCTCGTTAAAATATTGGCGATTGGCCACTTCCGTCAGCGCATCATGCTGAGCCCTGAATAAGATCTCTCTTTCCTGCCTTTTTCTATCCCTGATATCCCGGGCCGACATATAAATATATTTTTTATCGGTCAGCTCCAGCTCAATAAAAACACTTTCCAAAAGAAGCTCCATATTGTTCCTGGTACGCAGCATCACCTCGGTCTGAACCGCCGTACCGCTGCCCAGTCGCCGGAAAACATCTTCAATATAAGCCTCGGCCGTCTGATCCTCTTTTTGCCGCTCGGTCATCATTAAAAGCAGCGACTTCCCCTGCAATTCTGCTTTCTCATCATATTCCAATAACTTCATCGCAGCTAAATTAACATCCGAAATCTGGTCTTTTTCCAGCAGGAAGATAGCTTCACTGGAATAATAAAACATTGTTCGGAAATGCTGTTCGTTCCGCTGCAATTCTTCATTAGCATACTGCAACTGACAATTCTTCTGATGCAGCGTTTTATCCCTTTCCGACAGTTCACTCAAAAGCTGCTCCCGGTTGCGGATATACTGCATGATATTAAAAGCCACCACAGTAAAGATGGGATAAGTAATCACAAAAGTCAACGCTGGCTCAATCTCATTCACCCAGCCCTCGCCGGCCATCATCAGCACGGTCATCGCACTGATTATGTTTGTTAAAAGCGCCATTAAAAAAAGACGAACGGAATTAAAAGAAAGCTTCCTGACTCGTAAAACATAAATAAAGCCGATCTCCAAAAAATAAACTAAGGCAATGCCGCACAGCGCAATCTCCGTGCCTTTCGTCCCCCGGAGCCAACGGATGATAAAAGTAGCAGTGGCTGTAATGGCAGCCGTAATCGGGCCGTAGCCGGCCGCTGCCAAATTAAGCAAAACCTCACGCGCGTCATAGCTGATTTTGTTAGCACCGACAAAAGGAGTTTTAATGTCAATAAAAATAAACAAGGTAAAAACAAGGCCTTGTATGACTTGAGTATAATCCCTTTTTGAGTTTTCATCGTTTTTATTGACCTTGAAGTTTTTACCGATTAGCGTGGAAATAAAAACAAATGCTAAAATAACACTGGCTTTTGAAATCAGAGCCATTATCTGTTCCATACTATTTCTCCTCAACCCTTTTCTGATTATAGCTTAAGGCAAACAGATATTATACTTGGCTTCCCCACGCTCGTAATTCCTCAACACTTCGATGAATTATGAGCGGCTTGTATAGGCTGTAACATTTTGGGGCAATATAGGTTTCTAATATCGGAATGTTGAGCAATGCCGTTTTCTGCTCAATAAAATCGCATGGGCAAGGGCTTTGCCGTTTAAAAGATCGGGATAGGCCGGTCGATTGACCAAGCCGTTTTCCAGCCACATCATCGACGAGGCGCCGCCGTCCAAATAAGCAGCTTCGGTCACCTCATATTCTGTCAATACTTCCGCCAGCCACCGGCCGGTCAAACCCTCGGCTCTGCCTTTTTGGCGGCCGTCCGCCACTATAAAGATTAAATTGCCTTTTTGATTGATGCCGACCGCTGTCCGCGGCTGGAGCGAAGTAGTATAACCGATAAAATCCTCCTGCGGTTTTGCGGCATTTTTTCCTGCCTTAACCAGCCAACCGCCGGTTTGATATACCTTTTGGGGGAAAATTTCCCGCCCCGCTGAGTCGATGGTCTGAATGCGAACCGCTATCTCTTCTCCCAATTCAAAAACCGGTACAAATTCCGGCAGCTGCTGCCAGCTCATATCCTCAACCGCCGTATCTTCCGGCAATAAATACGTCAATAAAAAGTCTTCGCCGATCCGTACCGGCTCGGTCGTAAGGAATCGTTCTGTTACTTTGCCCCCCGTCAACCGGTATGTTGCCTGCGGTCGGAAAACCCGGTTGGTTTCGCCGTAATCGGCCGTAAATACATTGATCAGGCCATGAAATGCTCCGGTATTATAAGAATAAATCCGGCCGCCGGACTGACCGGACTGCCAGAAAGCTTTTACTGTTATGTTCTGAATAGACAGCGTTTGATCAATTACCAGACAAGGCGTACCGATATCGCTGATCCGAATCCAGCGGCCGGCTTCGCATAAAAGTCCGGCCGGACTCCCCAAATCATCAAAAAACATACCGTTAACCGCCGCCTTAGCCTGATGACGCCGGGCCAAAGTCCCCAGCGGCTCAAAACCAAAGACTGAGTCCTGTGCCAGCGCGCCGCTGACCTCGGCACCATTTCTTATATCTGCTTCCAGCAAATAAATCTGCTGCCGGTAATGATGCATGGTAATATCCGCCTGCTGATAGCCAAGCGCTGCCACTGCCTGCAATAAAAAGGCAAGCAATTGAAATATTGCCGAAACTTCTTTCATAATCTTTCCCGTAAGTTATGCTCAATTTTCCCTGTTAAAAGTCTGCGCCTGATTAATCAGCAAACCGCCCTTATATCCAGCCCGCAATTTAACCGGCACTTATTCCATTCTCTTTTCAACGGTTTTTAGGGTATTTTTCTGTCCTGCCTTTTTATCAAGCTAATGCAAAAGTCCTGTAATCCTTATACATCATTTCTTATATCGACATCTTCGTTGAGAAACTTAACTTTTCCATGCTCATCCGGATAGTATTTTTAGTGGTAAAGTGAAAAAGTAATTTCCACATGGGAGGGGTGAAAGCCAACTTTGCCTTTTCACTTTAGCCGCCTTTTTCAGCATCTTTTTTAATATCTTTTCAAAAACGGAACACAATTCCGGCAGCCGCTGCCAAAATGATAATCAAAATCGGATGTGCCTTGGTTTTTCGCAAAATCAAAAACAAGGCCGCCGCCAAAATCAGCCCCTGCCAGAAAAAAGGTGCAGCCGCTGCCTGCTCCTGAGTGAGTAAGCTGGCAGGATGATAAGTCAATTTTAAAACATTCAGCCAGGCCATCGTGATCAAAGCAAAGGAAGCGGGCTTCAGACCGCAAAAAGCCGCCTGGATCCAAGCATTATCTTTCATTTTAGTCAATATGCGGGCAATTAAAATAATAATCACTACCGACGGAAAAATCAGCCCCGTTACCGCCGCCGCCGCACCGAAAAGTCCTCCGGCCAAAAAACCGGTATAGGCAGCCATATTGATGCCCAAAGGTCCGGGCGTTGATTCGGATACGGCAATCATATTGGTCAAATCATCGCCGGAAAACCAGCCGGTCCGGGACGACATATCATATAAAAAGGGCAAAGTCGCCAGTCCCCCGCCAACTGCAAATAAACCGGTTTTTAAAAACTCATAGAACAACTGCCAGTAAATCATTTGACCGCCCCCTTCCGGCGGAAGAGCAAAACTCCGCTGCCGCCGGCCAATAATACCAAAATTGCCGGTGATACCTGCGGCAAAAATAAGTTTGCCGCAAACACCGCTAAAAATATCAGTCCTGCCTGCCAATTAGTCAGCGCACTTTTTCTCAGCTTTAATAAGGCCTCCAGAATCAAAACACTGACCGCCACTTTAATGCCGGCCATAGCATGACGCACCTGCGGCCAATCGGAAAAACCGGTAATCAGGCGGGCCAGTAAAATAATAATCATCACTCCCGGCAAAATCAGCCCCAGTGTAGCTGCGATTGCCCCGCCTACGCCGCACCGGCGATAGCCGACAAAAGTAGCGGTATTGACAGCAATAATCCCCGGCGTGGTTTGACCGACGGCATAATAATCGGCCAAATCTTCATCCGTTATCCATTGCTTTTTTTCCACCAACTCCCGCTGCAAAATCGGCAGCATGGCGTAGCCGCCGCCAAAGGTAAAGGCACCGACCTTGAAAAACGTCCAAAAAAGCTGCACCAAATCTGTTGTCATACTTTTCTCCTATGAAAAGTTCCCTTTCTAAAATAAATTTTCCTAAAGCGCGTATCTTTAATTCTGCTCCGGTTCAGGCAAAACACTTACCTTTCCTCCACTTTAACTCAGGCAAGCCGCACCGATAATTCGCTTGCTGCGAATTATCGGTCTTTGCGCTCACGCAAATAGATATTTATCCATGCCACAACAATTGAGAGCAAGCTCTCCCTTGTCATGGCACGTCTAAATATCTGCTTGCCTGAACTTGTTATAACGTTAAACCGGTCAAAAGTGTGAACTTTTGACCGGTTTAAGTTATTGATTTCGAGATTAGAAGCCCGCTCGGATCATTCTTCCAAGTTATTGATGAACTCCACCAATTTGCCTAAGCTCTCGGTTTCGTTTTCTCCCTCGGTGATAATCGTAATTTCACTATCTGTCACAATCGCCAAAGACAGCACGCCCAAAATAGACTTGGCGTTAATCTTTTTGCCGTCTTTTTCTACAAATACCTCGCAGGCGCAGGTATTGGCTAACTTAGAAAATAACGCTGCCGGACGAGCGTGCAGACCTGTTTTATTTTTTACTACAACTTTTTGTGATACCATTTGATTCTCCTTTTTTATCATCTAAAATTTAACGTGATAACACGTTTATTGCCAATCATAAAACTAACATCTGTTTAAGGGCCGACTTCCAGAAATGGTGCAGCCCCGGCTTCTTTTCAATAGCCTGTTCTGTGCTGCCGTTTCCACCCGGCTGCCGGCATTTCACTTCGCCAAACTATTTAATTTCTGGCCATAAAATCCGCTACCAGATTGATAACCTCTTTTTCCGTGGCGCAAAGCAAGGCCGCTTCCGCTAATTCCCGGCACTGCTCTTTGGTTACAACCGCCATCAGCCGGCGAATTTTTAAAATGGAGGAAGCACTCATACTGAACTCATCCAGCCCCAGTCCCAAAAGCAGCGGCGCTGCTGTCAACTCACCGGCCATTTCACCGCACATACCTGTCCATTTGCCCTCGGCATGAGCCGCATCAATTACATTTTTAATCAAACGCAGCAGCGCCGGGTTATAGGGCTGGTACAAATACGATACTTTCTGATTCATCCGGTCCGCCGCAAAACTGTACTGAATCAAATCATTGGTGCCGATGGAAAAGAAATCCACCTCTTTCGCAAACGCATGCGCCAGTACCGCCGCCGCCGGAATCTCAACCATAATCCCCAGTTCAAACTGGCCGACTGCATGTCCTTCCTGCTCTAATTCCGCTTTCACCTGCAGCAAAATCTCCTTGGCCGCCCGAAACTCATCCAAAGTGGCAATCATCGGAAACATAATCTTTAAATTGCCGTAAACGGAAGCCCGCAGCAGCGCCCGCAGCTGGGTTTTAAAAATATCCGGCTCATTCAGGCACAGGCGCACCGCCCGATTACCCAGGAAAGGATTCATTTCTTTGGGCAGGTCATAATAACTCAGTTCCTTGTCCCCGCCGATATCCAGTGTTCTGACCACTACGCCCTTGCCGCCCATTTTTTCCAGCACGCTGCGATAGGCCGCCAACTGCTCTTCTTCGGTCGGAAAATGGGTATTGCCCATGTACAGAAACTCCGTCCGGTACAGGCCGACCGCCTCGGCGCCGTTATCCTGTGCGCCCTGCGCATCCTCCGGTGAGCCGATATTGGCCGCCAACTCCACATGATAGCCGTCAGCCGTCAGAGTTTTCTTATCCTTATATGCTTTCAGCATTTCCTTTTGTTCCAGCCAATCCCGGCGCTTCTGTTCGTATTCCGCCTGCGTTTCCGCCGGCGCTTCGGTCAAAACCAAACCGCTGATTCCGTCCAAAATCAGAAGCTGACCATCGCTGATTTGCTCATAACCGTTTTGCGTACCGACCACCGCCGGAATCTCCAGCGTTCTGGCCATGATCGCACTGTGGCTCGTCCGGCCGCCGATATCGGTGACAAAGCCCTTGACAAAACGCTTATCCAAAAGAGCCGTATCACTCGGCGTCAAGTCCTTGGCCACAATAATAACTTCTTCCTTGATTTGCGTCGGATCCTGAATCAAAATCCCCTGAAAATTGCACAGCACCCGTTTAGACACATCTTTCATATCGGCCGCTCTCTCCCGCAGGTACTCATCCTCCATCGTCTCAAACATACTGATAAAGGTGTTTGCTACTTCGTGAAAAGCAAAGTCGCCGTTGACGTTTTCCTGCCGAATCTTGTCGAATGAACCGCCGGTCAGTTCCGGATCGGTCAAAATCTGAATATGCGCATCAAAAATGGCCGCATGTTCCTCGTCCAGATTCAGCCTGGTTTTTTCCATGATTTCAACTAATTGCCGCCGGCTGACTTCAATTGCCGCCTCCAGCTTTTTAACCTCGTCTTCCGCGTCGGCAACCATCTGTCTGGTCACCACCGCTTCCGTTTGGGCAAACTTATATGCCTTTGCAATCGAATAACCGTCACTTGCGCCGATTCCCTTTATCGTCATTCCCGGTTCCTCCTTTTAGAGCAAATCCTTGAAAAAAGCTTCCTGTCCTCTTTGGTTCCCGTGCTGAAACGTGCGCTTCAGCGTTTTTTTCCGCCGGCAAACCGACTGGCTGCCAACGCCATACCCTCTTACCAAAAGTTCACTACTTGTCTGCCTAAAAATACCGCTTTGTCAACTCTTAGTATACCATATTCTGGCGTTAGGGTCAAAAGATTTCTACAAGTTCAAATAGCAAATGGCTTGCTGAAACTGTCCAGTTAGTCATGCCTGAACTTCGGCCGATTGCTGCGCCAGCAGATAGCGCCGAATTCCGGCAGCAATTCCGCTTTGATGATTGGATTCGGGCAGCACATAAACTGCCGCCTGCCTGACTGTTTCCACTGCATTGCTGCATACGATCGAAATGCCGGCATATTCAAGCATTTCCAAATCATTCAGGTGATCTCCGAAAGCAGCCACTGCCCGCCGGTCAATGCCCAGCGCCTCGGCCAGCCACTTAACCGCCATTCCCTTGTTAACGCCCCCGTCCATAATATCCAGCGCCTGAAAAGACGACTGGGTAATCTCCACTTCCGGCACCATCGCCGCAATTTCCTCCCGCAGCGCTTTTAGCTTGAGGGCATCTCTTTGGGTGACAAACATCTTTTCACAAGGAAATTCGCTTAATTTCCGGTCTTTTAGAATATGATTTTTAAAGTTAAACACAATTTCATCGGTCAGCTCTGAATCAATCTCATCGGTGCAAATCCGGC of Lachnospiraceae bacterium oral taxon 500 contains these proteins:
- a CDS encoding DNA-directed RNA polymerase subunit beta, yielding MEKRRIKPMHIGDGLRMTYSRQKEVLDMPNLIEVQKNSYKWFLNEGLKEAFQDISPVEDYTNSLSLEFLDFSFSDDPKYTVEECKERDATYAAPLKVRARLYNKEKDEINEHDIYMGELPLMTETGTFVINGAERVVVSQLVRSPGIYYAIKHDKIGKELYSCTVIPNRGAWLEYETDSNDVFYVRVDRTRKVPITVLIRALGIGKDSEIIDLFGEEPKILASLEKDNSRSYEEGLIEVYKRIRPGEPPTVESAESLLNAVFFDARRYDLARVGRYKFNKKLAFENRIVGSVLAEDVVDTQTGEIVAEAGTEITTELAKELQDLAIHAVYVTVENRKVKVLSNLFVNINKYVDIDAKAAGIYERVYYPALMDLMEEYSGEELITQIKKNVAHLIPKHITKEDIFASINYNMHLEYHIGTKDDIDHLGNRRIRAVGELLQNQFRIGLSRMERVIRERMTVQDTETVSAQSLINIRPVSAAIKEFFGSSQLSQFMDQTNPLGELTHKRRLSALGPGGLSRDRAGFEVRDVHYSHYGRMCPIETPEGPNIGLINSLATYARINEYGFIESPYRLIDKSSGKPIVTEQVEYFTADEEDKYRIAQANEPLTEKGEFINKYVTGRFAEQIIEMDATKVDLMDVSPKQVFSVATSMIPFLENDDANRALMGSNMQRQAVPLLSTESPIVGTGIEHKAAVDSGIVVLAKEDGVIDKVSATEIIVKTAGGKKVSHRLQKFVRSNQGTCMNQRPIVKKGQEVVKGEVIADGSSTQGGEIALGKNPLIGFMSWEGYNYEDAILLNENLVRDDVYTSIHIEEHESEARDTKLGPEEITRDIPGVGEEALKDLDERGIIRIGAEVRSGDILVGKVTPKGETELTAEERLLRAIFGEKAREVRDTSLKVPHGQEGTIVDVHIFTRENGDDLSPGVNQAVRVYIAQKRKISVGDKMAGRHGNKGVVSRVLPQEDMPFLPNGRPLDIVLNPMGVPSRMNIGQILEVHLGLAAKALGFKIATPVFDGANEEDIMDTLDMANDYVNMEFKDFEKKWKSTLDKEVFEYLSANRAHREEWKGVKIPRSGKLPLRDGRTGEYFDAEVTVGYMHYLKLHHLVDDKIHARSTGPYSLVTQQPLGGKAQFGGQRFGEMEVWALEAYGAAYTLQEILTMKSDDVVGRVKTYEAIIKGENIPEPGIPESFKVLLKELQSLALDVNVLTGDTVVELKEDDYDDGVDFELGDYRLDPLDDDNDSFDYSEIDEIDANEALDDDYDDINLEDSFIIGEEDDFDN
- a CDS encoding chromate transporter; protein product: MIYWQLFYEFLKTGLFAVGGGLATLPFLYDMSSRTGWFSGDDLTNMIAVSESTPGPLGINMAAYTGFLAGGLFGAAAAVTGLIFPSVVIIILIARILTKMKDNAWIQAAFCGLKPASFALITMAWLNVLKLTYHPASLLTQEQAAAAPFFWQGLILAAALFLILRKTKAHPILIIILAAAAGIVFRF
- a CDS encoding chromate transporter, with the protein product MTTDLVQLFWTFFKVGAFTFGGGYAMLPILQRELVEKKQWITDEDLADYYAVGQTTPGIIAVNTATFVGYRRCGVGGAIAATLGLILPGVMIIILLARLITGFSDWPQVRHAMAGIKVAVSVLILEALLKLRKSALTNWQAGLIFLAVFAANLFLPQVSPAILVLLAGGSGVLLFRRKGAVK
- a CDS encoding phosphocarrier protein HPr; the encoded protein is MVSQKVVVKNKTGLHARPAALFSKLANTCACEVFVEKDGKKINAKSILGVLSLAIVTDSEITIITEGENETESLGKLVEFINNLEE
- the ptsP gene encoding phosphoenolpyruvate--protein phosphotransferase, with protein sequence MTIKGIGASDGYSIAKAYKFAQTEAVVTRQMVADAEDEVKKLEAAIEVSRRQLVEIMEKTRLNLDEEHAAIFDAHIQILTDPELTGGSFDKIRQENVNGDFAFHEVANTFISMFETMEDEYLRERAADMKDVSKRVLCNFQGILIQDPTQIKEEVIIVAKDLTPSDTALLDKRFVKGFVTDIGGRTSHSAIMARTLEIPAVVGTQNGYEQISDGQLLILDGISGLVLTEAPAETQAEYEQKRRDWLEQKEMLKAYKDKKTLTADGYHVELAANIGSPEDAQGAQDNGAEAVGLYRTEFLYMGNTHFPTEEEQLAAYRSVLEKMGGKGVVVRTLDIGGDKELSYYDLPKEMNPFLGNRAVRLCLNEPDIFKTQLRALLRASVYGNLKIMFPMIATLDEFRAAKEILLQVKAELEQEGHAVGQFELGIMVEIPAAAVLAHAFAKEVDFFSIGTNDLIQYSFAADRMNQKVSYLYQPYNPALLRLIKNVIDAAHAEGKWTGMCGEMAGELTAAPLLLGLGLDEFSMSASSILKIRRLMAVVTKEQCRELAEAALLCATEKEVINLVADFMARN